A stretch of Dysidea avara chromosome 5, odDysAvar1.4, whole genome shotgun sequence DNA encodes these proteins:
- the LOC136255825 gene encoding TNF receptor-associated factor 4-like has protein sequence MADETFGGFDYDFVDTPLENSLCKICCYPSREAQLSLCCGHTFCKSCLDGTKKSKFTSKLCPMCCSGEFTSVHNKQVDRLVKSLLVFCSNKEKGCEWQGEVNDINKHLGSCHFEDLSCTNDCGVHVQRQNLTKHIETECVRRKVDCQYCHITEEYQSIEGEHKEQCPKLPLPCPNKCDISNIPREQINQHRKICPLEKVECVDNCGKSLMRQDLRNHEMECVRRKVNCKYCHLIEDRYLIEGQHKEECLKFPLSCPNKCDIGIITRGDIEEHLKTCPLEVIQCEYYEVGCADVITRKDRVKHNKEEMEKHLSYTKLELTTAKQQLAALETTLLVKITSIESAAQRRINELESQLQNTFQYCQWLNMASIKSLSGNETCPAFVKVPGYIKTKTSHQVWYSETFFSHNKGYKLRLCVIPGGYGDGKDTHVSVYLYLLKGPNDANLPWPVHMDVKVMLLNQVADRDHHAMTTKIVASRVSLTKTLVCNVDRFICYQDLYTLSTSCLFLKDDSIFFKINCLSPVVVV, from the coding sequence ATGGCAGATGAGACTTTTGGGGGATTTGATTATGATTTTGTAGACACACCTTTGGAAAATTCACTGTGTAAAATTTGTTGTTATCCAAGCAGAGAGGCTCAACTTTCTCTTTGCTGTGGCCACACATTTTGTAAGTCTTGTCTTGATGGTACAAAGAAATCAAAATTTACCTCAAAACTGTGTCCAATGTGTTGCAGTGGAGAATTTACTAGTGTTCATAACAAGCAAGTTGACCGACTTGTCAAAAGTCTGCTGGTGTTCTGTTCTAACAAAGAGAAAGGatgtgagtggcagggtgaagtGAATGACATCAATAAGCACCTTGGTAGTTGCCATTTTGAAGATCTTAGTTGTACTAATGATTGTGGGGTACATGTGCAGCGACAAAATCTTACTAAGCATATTGAGACTGAATGTGTACGTCGTAAGGTTGACTGTCAATATTGCCACATCACAGAAGAATACCAGAGTATTGAGGGtgaacacaaggaacagtgtccTAAGCTACCTCTGCCatgtcccaacaagtgtgacATTAGTAACATCCCTCGAGAGCAAATAAACCAACACAGGAAGATATGTCCACTTGAGAAAGTTGAGTGCGTTGATAATTGTGGGAAATCTTTGATGAGACAAGACTTAAGAAATCATGAGATGGAATGTGTACGTCGTAAAGTTAACTGTAAGTATTGTCATCTCATTGAAGACCGTTATCTCATTGAGGGACAGCATAAAGAAGAATGTCTTAAATTTCCTTTGTCTTGTCCTAACAAGTGTGATATCGGCATTATCACAAGAGGAGACATTGAAGAACATTTGAAGACATGTCCATTGGAGGTGATCCAGTGTGAGTATTATGAAGTGGGCTGTGCTGATGTTATAACTCGCAAAGACCGAGTGAAGCACAACAAGGAAGAAATGGAAAAGCATCTGTCCTATACTAAACTTGAACTAACTACTGCAAAACAACAACTAGCTGCATTGGAAACCACACTACTAGTAAAGATTACATCAATTGAGTCTGCTGCTCAGAGAAGGATTAATGAATTGGAGTCTCAACTACAGAATACATTTCAGTATTGCCAATGGCTTAACATGGCATCAATAAAGTCCTTGTCAGGTAATGAAACATGTCCAGCATTTGTGAAGGTCCCAGGGTACATCAAAACAAAGACAAGTCATCAAGTTTGGTACAGTGAAACATTCTTCAGTCACAACAAGGGCTACAAATTGAGACTGTGTGTGATCCCTGGTGGCTATGGTGATGGTAAAGACACTCACGTGTCTGTGTATCTCTATCTGTTGAAGGGTCCAAATGATGCTAATCTACCATGGCCAGTACATATGGATGTTAAAGTGATGTTACTCAATCAGGTTGCTGACAGAGACCATCATGCAATGACCACTAAAATAGTAGCCAGTAGAGTTAGCCTCACAAAAACACTAGTGTGTAATGTTGATCGGTTCATCTGCTATCAAGATCTCTACACTCTCTCTACATCATGTTTATTCCTCAAAGATGATAGCATTTTCTTTAAAATAAACTGTCTTTCACCAGTAGTTGTAGTATAG
- the LOC136255822 gene encoding TNF receptor-associated factor 4-like, with protein MATSKDIGGYEFDFVGSPPDMLLCRICLHPTRDPYLIVCCGYNICKSCLEKKNATSTLNNTCILCRSGEFPTTPNKQIDRLVKSLQVFCTNKDKGCEWQGEVNDVGNHLESSDGCRFVEVNCPNYCRISMQRQNLTKHVETECVRRRVDCQYCHITEEYQIIDGEHKEQCPKLPLPCPNKCDVDNIPREEISTHMMRCPFEEVECINENCGKTLLRQNLAKHVEMECLRRKIVCQFCSIRDEFQFIEGEHKKLCPGILLPCPNKCDIGTIKRGDMEEHLKICPLESIHCEYHEVGCTDVITRANQVKHNKEEMEKHLSYTKSELTSRNQQIAALENTLQAVQRRVNELETRQLPAAWQNINALEQQLQNTLQYGQHLNISSLKSTAVCPVTIKLPNFANTKKTDQIWFTTFFIDEGVYKLKFCVNLAGHDSGRGTHLSLCLYLMKGPNDGRLQWPLRRKITIKLLNQIKDNHHHYLSSIFAVDRVGFSRSSALICKYDQFISNERLYDVANCSRCLFLKDDSIFFHVRTEHT; from the coding sequence ATGGCAACTAGCAAGGATATTGGTGGATATGAGTTTGACTTTGTCGGTTCTCCACCGGATATGTTACTTTGTAGGATATGTCTCCACCCCACTAGAGATCCTTATCTGATCGTCTGTTGTGGCTACAACATCTGTAAATCTTGTTTGGAGAAGAAGAATGCAACATCCACTCTTAACAACACTTGCATATTGTGTAGAAGTGGGGAATTCCCAACTACTCCAAATAAACAAATCGATAGACTTGTAAAGAGTCTTCAGGTGTTTTGTACTAACAAAGACAAAGGgtgtgagtggcagggtgaagtGAATGATGTTGGTAATCACCTTGAGAGCAGTGATGGATGCCGTTTTGTAGAAGTGAATTGTCCAAATTATTGTAGAATATCCATGCAGCGACAAAATCTTACTAAACATGTTGAGACTGAATGTGTACGTCGTAGGGTTGACTGTCAGTATTGCCACATCACCGAAGAGTACCAGATAATTGATGGtgaacacaaggaacagtgtccTAAGCTACCCCTGCCATGTCCTAACAAGTGTGATGTTGATAACATTCCTCGTGAAGAAATTAGTACCCACATGATGAGATGTCCATTTGAAGAAGTTGAGTGCATTAATGAAAATTGTGGAAAGACTTTACTGCGACAGAATCTTGCTAAACATGTGGAGATGGAGTGTCTACGTCGTAAAATTGTCTGTCAGTTTTGTTCAATCAGAGATGAATTTCAGTTTATTGAAGGTGAACACAAGAAACTGTGTCCAGGCATTCTGTTACCCTGTCCTAACAAATGTGATATTGGCACTATCAAAAGAGGTGACATGGAAGAACACTTGAAGATCTGTCCATTGGAATCAATACATTGTGAGTATCATGAAGTGGGCTGTACTGATGTGATAACTCGTGCGAATCAGGTGAAGCATAACAAGGAAGAAATGGAAAAACATTTGTCCTATACTAAAAGTGAACTAACTAGCAGAAATCAGCAAATAGCTGCCCTGGAAAACACACTCCAAGCAGTTCAGAGGAGAGTAAATGAACTAGAAACTCGTCAATTACCTGCTGCATGGCAGAACATAAATGCATTAGAGCAACAACTTCAGAACACTCTTCAATATGGACAGCATCTAAACATTTCATCATTAAAGTCTACTGCTGTCTGTCCAGTGACCATTAAACTACCAAATTTTGCCAACACAAAGAAAACAGATCAAATATGGTTCACTACTTTCTTTATAGATGAAGGTGTGTACAAGTTGAAGTTTTGTGTTAATCTTGCTGGCCATGATAGTGGTAGAGGTACTCACCTGTCGTTGTGCCTGTACCTCATGAAGGGTCCAAATGATGGCCGGCTACAGTGGCCACTGCGAAGGAAGATCACAATCAAGTTACTAAACCAGATCAAGGATAATCATCATCACTACTTATCTAGCATTTTTGCTGTTGACAGGGTTGGGTTTTCTAGATCATCGGCACTAATCTGCAAATATGACCAGTTCATATCTAATGAAAGACTGTACGATGTTGCCAATTGCAGTAGATGCCTGTTCCTTAAGGATGATAGCATCTTTTTTCACGTGCGCACAGAACATACATGA
- the LOC136255829 gene encoding TNF receptor-associated factor 2-like, with protein MRQDLRNHEMECVRRKVNCKYCYLIEDRYLIEGQHKEECLKFPLSCPNKCDIRIITRGDIEEHLKTCPLEVIQCEYYEVGCADVITRKDQEKHNKEEMEKHLSYTKLELTTAKQQLAALETTLLAKITSIESAAQRRINELESQLQNTFQNCQWLNMASIKSLSGNETCPAFVKIPEYIKTKTSHQVWYSETFFSHDNGYKLRLCVIPGGYGDGKDTHVSVYLYLLKGPNDANLQWPVHMDVKVMLLNQVADRDHQAMTTKIVANRVSLTKTLVCNVDQFISYQDLYTLSTSCLFLKDDNIFFKINCLSPVVVV; from the coding sequence ATGAGACAAGACTTAAGAAATCATGAGATGGAATGTGTGCGTCGTAAAGTTAACTGTAAGTATTGTTATCTCATTGAAGACCGTTATCTCATTGAGGGACAGCATAAAGAAGAATGTCTTAAATTTCCTTTATCTTGTCCTAACAAGTGTGATATCAGAATTATCACAAGAGGAGACATTGAAGAACATTTGAAGACATGTCCATTGGAGGTGATCCAGTGTGAGTATTATGAAGTGGGCTGTGCTGATGTTATAACTCGCAAAGACCAAGAGAAGCACAACAAGGAAGAAATGGAAAAGCATCTGTCCTATACTAAACTTGAACTAACTACTGCAAAACAACAACTAGCTGCATTGGAAACCACACTACTAGCAAAGATTACATCAATCGAGTCTGCTGCTCAGAGAAGGATTAATGAATTGGAGTCTCAACTGCAGAATACATTTCAGAATTGCCAGTGGCTTAACATGGCATCAATAAAGTCCTTGTCAGGTAATGAAACATGTCCAGCATTTGTGAAGATCCCAGAGTACATCAAAACAAAGACAAGTCACCAAGTTTGGTACAGTGAAACATTCTTCAGCCATGACAATGGCTACAAGTTGAGACTGTGTGTGATCCCTGGTGGCTATGGCGATGGTAAAGACACTCACGTGTCTGTGTATCTCTATCTGTTGAAGGGTCCAAATGATGCTAATCTACAATGGCCAGTACATATGGATGTTAAAGTGATGTTACTCAATCAGGTTGCTGACAGAGACCATCAGGCAATGACCACTAAAATAGTAGCCAATAGAGTTAGCCTCACAAAAACACTAGTGTGTAATGTTGATCAGTTCATCTCCTATCAAGATCTCTACACTCTCTCTACATCATGTTTATTTCTCAAAGATGATAACATTTTCTTTAAAATAAACTGTCTTTCACCAGTAGTTGTAGTATAG
- the LOC136255823 gene encoding TNF receptor-associated factor 4-like: MAATSTLGGYDYDYVDVPLDTLLCKICLCPSREAQLTVCCGYTFCKSCILCASEVSSTAQKCPMCFSKGFTSVHNKQVDRLVRSLKIFCPNKKIGCEWQGEVNDIRYHINHCCFEEINCPNDCEVSVQRQNLTKHIETECVHRKVDYQYCHITEEYQLIEGEHKEQCLKLPLPCPNKCDVDNIPREEMNEHRKTCPLEEINCVNKCGKTLLRKDMKDHEIECVRRKVNCRYCHITGSHRFIEGKHKKQCPKFPLPCPNKCDIGIITRGDIEEHLKMCPLESIQCQYHEVGCTEVIKCKYQEKHYTEEMEKHLSYTKRELSHAKEELVQTKQQLVAMEATLVARITEVEFVAQRRINELESRLQGTFLYSQHLNIASMKICSGKETCPVIFKVPDFTNLKKSNQVWYSEVFFTHDNGCKMRLCLIAAGNGFGKGTHVSVYVYLLMGLYDDQLVWPVNIDAKVMLLNQIADKDHVVMTTKITANRVMFTKTMVVNVDQFISYKDLYTVTGTCSFLKDDIMFFQVNCILDTNC; the protein is encoded by the coding sequence ATGGCTGCTACTAGTACCTTGGGTgggtatgattatgattacgTGGATGTGCCATTGGATACTTTGTTATGCAAAATATGTCTCTGTCCGAGCAGAGAGGCTCAACTAACTGTTTGCTGTGGCTACACGTTCTGTAAGTCTTGCATCCTGTGTGCCAGTGAGGTGTCATCCACTGCACAAAAGTGTCCAATGTGTTTCAGTAAGGGTTTCACAAGTGTTCATAACAAGCAAGTTGATCGGCTTGTCAGAAGTCTTAAAATATTTTGTCCGAACAAAAAGATTGGatgtgagtggcagggtgaagtAAATGATATTCGTTACCACATTAATCACTGCTGCTTTGAAGAAATAAATTGTCCCAATGACTGTGAGGTATCTGTGCAGCGACAAAATCTTACTAAGCATATTGAGACTGAATGTGTACATCGTAAGGTTGACTACCAATATTGCCACATCACTGAAGAGTACCAGTTAATTGAGGGtgaacacaaggaacagtgtcTTAAGCTACCCCTGCCATGTCCTAACAAGTGTGATGTTGATAACATTCCTCGTGAAGAGATGAATGAGCACAGAAAAACTTGTCCACTTGAAGAAATCAACTGCGTCAACAAATGTGGAAAAACTTTACTACGAAAAGACATGAAAGATCATGAGATTGAGTGTGTGCGTCGTAAAGTTAACTGTCGGTATTGCCATATTACTGGAAGCCATCGTTTTATTGAAGGAAAACATAAGAAACAGTGTCCTAAATTTCCCTTACCCTGTCCTAACAAGTGCGATATCGGCATTATCACAAGAGGGGACATTGAAGAACACTTGAAGATGTGTCCATTAGAATCAATACAGTGCCAGTACCATGAAGTGGGTTGTACAGAAGTGATAAAATGCAAATACCAGGAGAAGCATTACACAGAAGAAATGGAAAAGCATCTGTCCTATACTAAACGCGAACTCAGCCATGCAAAGGAAGAGCTGgtacaaacaaaacaacaactagTTGCAATGGAAGCTACACTAGTAGCGAGGATTACAGAAGTTGAATTTGTTGCTCAGAGAAGGATTAATGAGTTGGAATCACGACTACAAGGTACATTTCTCTATAGCCAACACCTCAACATTGCGTCCATGAAAATTTGTTCAGGTAAAGAAACATGTCcagtgattttcaaagtacCCGACTTTACTAACTTAAAGAAATCTAATCAAGTTTGGTATAGCGAAGTATTTTTTACCCATGACAATGGATGTAAGATGAGGCTGTGTTTGATTGCTGCTGGCAATGGGTTCGGTAAAGGCACTCATGTGTCTGTGTACGTGTACCTGTTGATGGGTCTATATGATGACCAGCTAGTGTGGCCAGTAAACATAGATGCTAAGGTGATGTTACTAAATCAAATTGCTGACAAAGATCATGTTGTTATGACAACCAAAATTACAGCTAACAGAGTTATGTTCACAAAAACAATGGTTGTTAATGTTGACCAGTTCATTTCATACAAAGATCTTTACACAGTGACTGGGACATGTTCGTTTCTTAAAGATGACATCATGTTCTTCCAAGTTAACTGTATTTTAGATACTAATTGTTAG